TCCTCAAAAACATGATCCATTACTCCAGCCCCATCAGTGCTCAAGTGTTGCTCTTCTATAAAGAAATGACTATTGAGAAAATCAGGAATAAACTGGACATACACTTGTTGCCAGGAAATGTACCAGCTGAAGAGGTAATCAGTATTTGTTAATGTAGTCATGAACAATATGTGACAGTGACTCCCCCTTGCTGGTGGTAGCCTCCTTAGTAATGAAAAGCAGTTGCACCTAGTGAATATCAGTGAATTGACCACCATGGAAGTAACTGTGGCGATCAGTTTTAGTGCGTTATGTAAATAGGAAATTTTATGTACCCCAGTGGCAAACATCCTGACACTTGTTATATAGGTGCAGAAAAAGCATGAAGGCAGTACATATTTTGAAACCAGCTCCAGATGCCAGCTGATTCCTGGTAGAAAATACAAAGCATCATGTGATCCATATGTACCCCAGCCAAAGGTAAACTACAACCTGAGCAATCTGATCAAAATGGATGAAACATTTGAAAGGTCTACAGTTGTCCTGTTTTCACACAGTTAACTTCTCTTCAAATGTTAATTTCCTTTTGAAGCATGCAGAGTTTGACAGTCACTATGGCCCCAACCATCACCCCACTTTTGTGGTCTTCTCTGAGGCTGACGTTGTTACAGTGAGTGTTTTAGATGAAGATGGAATGGAGGTGTGGGAGCCACATCAGGTCTTTATGATAAGTGAAAAAATGGAGAAATGTAAGTTGGATTTCTTTTACAAAGTTATTAACCGAATTCTCTAGTTTGTACTTCTTAGTGAGACGCTGCGTTAAAGGCATGATCATTATTAACCTCCCCCAGTTAACTAGTCACACTTCTCAGATGCATTTCAACCCAAGGTTTTGGTGAAAGATAGATGGAAAAATTAGCACTGGTACAAGACATTTTATAGTGTACAAGAAAAGGTAGATTTATTTCAATATGGTcagtatgtatactgtatattcaAGTCCATTGCTGTAACAGTTATCGGAAGCTGTATATGTTCCggtctgctttttaaaaatttaagtTAGTTTGGATTTTGAATAAGCTTTCTGtagttatttgttatttgaacTCCATGTATGTCAGAGCCTTACTAGGAATGGCAGCtgttgaaaaataatttcaccaGCTGTAAATAGTGTAAATGTTAAAATCTATAGATTTTTAAACTTTGTATGTGCTTCATGTTTCTGTTGGTACTACAGTTACATTAAAACTGTTGACATGCTGCAAGGAGCATGCATATtcaatacttttttattttattttttaaaatcttggcCTACAAACATAGGGCTGGTTTTCCCAGATATATTAATTAAGCTTGGGATAAATTGCAGTGCCAAAGGTTCACTACTGGCTCTTCTTTCGGTCAATGTGTAGACTTAATCTGTGTCTAGGAAACTAGCCTATAGTGTTTCGGACATTCAACAAGATGCTCTCTGTGTCACTCTAGGTCAGATTGCAGAGAAAACCCCACTCAAAATGCCAGCAGGTATGATGCTTCTTAATAAACTACaggaataaataaactaaacaaactaCTTGGTATAAATTAGGACCATCTGAGACTGTAACTGTCAGGTTGTCTCTTTGCTGGGAGTTTCTCAGTATTATTGAGTCTCAAACTCATAGTTAAAACTGATAGTTACCAAGATACAAATTACTGTCTAGTATTTTTTATGTGCAAACTAGTCTTCTCTAGACTTTCTAGTCTGCAGCCTATAGTTGTCATTATTTGCAGGCAACAATCAGAGCAATAAGCTGAGTCCATGTAAGTTAGGAACATTTAGTTTTCAGGCCagtataatgttaataaatgggATTTGACTTATGATGTCTTTAGAATAAAGTTTAATCTGTACACATGAATGTGACTTGGGCCTTTGTGTTTCAGAAGTACACTTTGTGGATAAATACATGGACAAGCTCATCGGTCGAGTCACCTCAGTAATGGAGATAGCAGACTGTctgcaaagcaaaaacatgaTTACTGATGAAACATATGACAaaatacacactgaaaaaaCCCCACAGGAGCAAATGAGGATCTTAAACCAAGCACTTAGGTCAGGAGGCCAAAACATGAAAGATGAATTCTATAAAATACTTAAAGAGAAGCAGCCGTTCTTAATAAAAGATCTGGAGTCTGAACCCAGCAAGGTGTAATCAAATATTTCATTAGAAGCTTTAACCATTTGGGACTGGCTGCCTTTGTAACCAAGTACAGAGATGTTCAATAGAATTAGATAACCTACATGCCATTATTAATACTTACAATTGCTTAAAACAAATGTCAATGTTTATAGTGTGAAAGCAGAatttttgaattattattttgaagTAGACATGAGTTTATTataatgaaatgtgttaaaaaaaaagaaatgcagtgaTACTGCAAAAACTAATTCTATAACATACAATCTAATAATAAATggattttacttttaataagtggttttatttcatgtttgaagATACTGATCACCATTAGCCACTAATGTATCCCATAACAGTGTAAGGTGGGCTTGAAagcaggtcagctaggtgacgacaccaatagcctactggaaaagcaaccacgctctaacaatggtgggcccgtgtgcaaaacagttagatcttggatcaggtaaaacaaaaggaaaaaaaagctaaacaccacacccagcgtggaaaaagggagaacaaaggatgccacatGAAGAAATGGTAACCCCGATGCActgtggaaaaccaaactaaaacttcccaaacaaagccagaaaacagggaggaacttgaatggctaagggaagcctcaggagagagacagacttgagagggaaaactggagaggagagaagatgtgtaaaagcacaaacacccacacatacaagaagtgaggtgtagcaagagggctcacagacctcaatacctgaagttaccagctaggcacttagctcaaaactttagcaaagatcCAACattgaatgactgggtcactgggcttttataaGGTCTAACCCacctgttgggtgttaagcctgattattGGTGTgattgactcgaggcctccctctggtggctggagggggccttggcctgctgccaacccttacacatacagtatattaaaacaCTAAATGAACAGAAACTGAGAGTACCAAAAAAATTAGTGCTACAAACTATAAGTGAAGACAATGAAATGTCTGCAGAATTACCTTAGATTCGGCCTGATTGGCTTGTAAAATGTGATCTAATCTACTTCTAAGTCAcactaatgaataaaaaatgtctttagTAAACCATTTTACAAAGCTATATCATCAGTTAAGGGATGGTTTAAACATAAATGGTTATTGATGAACAAGTATATGAATCTCTTAGAAAATGATGGCTTTGAGAAAGGATAGGAAATTCCAGATATTTTCAAAGGATGAATCAACAGGTATGAACACAACTTTTTTAGAGGCTGGTTTTGGTTTCCTGAGGCCTTCTTTGACCTGAAACTTTGAAAGATTACTACTGGTCTGCATGCCAGCCCCGATGACTGTATTTAAAGGTGTTTGCAAATAATACACCTGGTTTGCATTGCaaagtttagttttgtttttttttaattaactccTATCGCACCTGTGCCCTCTAGCATGCCCACAGGGACCCAATTTGgcataatcaaataaatcactaaTATAAGTACCTGCATACCAATTTTCAGCCATTTATTTGCAACCATTCTCCAGAAATCCCACTctgaatgcagtgttttttggtaaatttcGAGCATTTCATTCCTTTGTTGCAGTTTATTGTGAGAAAGTGTCTTGCATTTCTGGATGTAGCCAGGGGTGTTTCACCAAACTTGGCCCCAGATCAAGATGATATTAACAAAGATCATGAATGAATATGTATAAATTTAAGACAATTGATCAGAAATCGAAACTTTACTATTAGAAACTGTTTGGATGATGTTCCAGAATCAGCCATCATTTATGAACAGTatcaaatgtgatttaaatgacattaaGCGATATGAATCTATACCAaaactgtacacaaacataGGTAAACATTAACAAACGTTTAATAAGAAACCAATTGGAAGAAGAAGACAAGAAAAATAATAGTATGAATAATGTAACGTACAAAGAAAACATCATCAGTGAACACATACATCATTAACACACAATGACAGAactttaatttgtataattttacagtttaaaaactAAAACCATGCCAACACTGGAGAGTAAAATCAAGGAAAAAgcttatatttacatgtatttacattacatatttttcaACTGAGCGGCCAGAAGCTTCAGGCTCCTGGTTGATATTCTGAGAATTGCAGCAATAGATTCTTGTGCACCTGTTGCAGTCTGTTGCATGGATTCAGTTTTTCAAGATCATAAAGATCTTGAGGAATGATGATGTGTCTTTATGATAattcattcagtgttttttatGATGAGTTCATTCAGAGTGTTGTTGATGACAAGTTGAAACTGAAGGTTCAACTCAGAAATTGTTGATATAATCCAATAGATCTCCAATTCTCAATTCCCCAAATTCATAGGTGTTGTGATTTACAGGTGTTGTAGGAGTGGGCAGTGTCCAGATCTGATCTTGCATGTTGATTCGGTTGTCAGTGCTTCTCTGTGAAAACAATGAGAACCTTTCCAATGCTTTCCTTAATACATAAGCCACTCCTTGTCCTCCAGAGAGTATGAAATGTATATTCTTACAAACTATTTTATTCAGACATAAGAACCAATATTATGCTAAACTGAGGAAATTAAGgtaaaattctgaaaatgtggccaaatgtttcatttctgttttggctcaagtgctgcagggcaaggagcaggacgtacagactcccttgacagtgatagacgtttattaacacacgtGAAAgtcaacggcactcacataaacagtgaacacgAATACGAATAACATGGAACattgtgaacataaacacaaacatagtaAATGACAAAAGTAATGACGGACACACCGTCAGCACACACCAACCAAGATGCACGTACCaacagcagtttaaatacacacagacatcacaacactaaaccatgtacAGGTGTGCGCTGACAACAGGGGCGTGGTTACTAACAAGACTAACAATGAACTCCCCTTGGTCATGCGGTTCAGCCCACTGCTTGACCAGTGGAAAGGGGAGCATACCGCGACAATTTCACAATCAAGTATAAAGAGTAAAGAGTCAAAGAAAGCTCTTGACTGCACTGGACTTAAGCTGGAATCCATTTTTTTATCATCATTCCCAGTGAATGACCCAGAGCAATCAGATGCCACAAAATCTGGCAGAATATGTGTTTATGCTTCATATTCCACAGTTCTATCTCACAACTCTGGATTCGGTTCTTCATTCCACTGCTGACTCTGCTGAAATACCCAAACCCAAGAGAACAATTAAGCTGCCCAAGTTCTTACGACAGGTTTTCAACAAATTAGATGAGATCAAAGAGGATGTGGATGGAATCAAACAGAAACGAACAGAGAATGAGATTAAAAAGAGAATGAGTTCCTTTCAGATGAGGTCTACCAAGTCAAAAGGGGGCAGTGAATTtgtatgtgttgttttaaaCTACATTTTGCACTGCCAGTAAAATCTTATTTTTATCCCTTTTCCAATATGTTTTTACTATGtacactgtttacatttactgttaCTTTTATGTATCTATATAACAGGGCCAGAATACATTaatcatcattattatattatgatgtAAGGGAGGCCTATTTAGCCAAATGGCCAATTTTCATGTGcaaatttctttgttttatatgaTTTGGGTCTTAAGACAGAGGGCACATCCTGGAACATTAAGCATAAACACAATCAAACAAAtgttatggggggggggggtgtttgcaCTTTCTATCTCTGTCTAGTTGATGGAGTCAGAGGATACATTTAACTTCCCCTTTTAAATCCCATTTTACACCAGAAGCTACCCATGACACTTGATATTTCACACCATATGCAACTCAATCACAGTACTCTGCAGGGGGACACAATTTATTGCTTAAGTGACAATCAGAAAGAGCTTTATGTTTGTTAACAGTCATTGTGTTTTTCCCCCACatgttttaatctaaaacacctTCTGATCTGAGTAGTTTAGTCATAGTTTTCATTTAGGtggtctatatatatatatatatatatatatatatatatatatatatatatatatatatatatatatatatacatattctaaCATATGTGCAAGGACAAGGCTagaggcagaatgcagatgCAGGAGCTTTTTTACACAGGAAACTGAACAAGggaggcaaataaaacagagacacgaggaaaacactaaggcaaaataaaatatgaactAAGCAAACAGATAAAACAAGGACAACAATGGCGAAACTGACAACAACTCCACACATGAGCAGACTTAACAAATAACCGACAACATGGGAAACAGGACAGGACCAAAAGGAGGAGCTAGGGACAATGAGATAGGACAGGAGACAGAACCAGAGAACATTGAGGAAGCTGATCTGGACACAGGAACTTGAGGGACACAAGTGGGCTAAACCATGAACAGGTAGCGGAGTTGGGACAGTTTGAGGGACAGAAGTCAGATGGGAAAAAGGAGTGGGACTGCAGACATGGCCGGAACAGGAGGACGGCACTgaaacaggagaagagaggagaaacatAGGGATTGGGCACAGCTGTGGGAACGGGGACAGgaacagaagcaaagacagaggtaaGTATTTTCATCACAACAGAGACAGTCACAGGAGCAAAATAGACAATAGGCATGGTTACAGGTACTGGAACTGGCAAGGGAACACTGATGCCACTTGGTAGGGTAACAGGTTTCACTATGATAACAAAACAGGAactgagaaaacagaaacagacatggGGGCATTAATGGGGGCTGGGTAGCAGTCTCAGGGGGCAGAGGAGTTCCAGGAATTGTACAAGGTGTAGACCTAGTAGCTAAATGGGCCTGATAGGTCACTGGCTGCGAAGTATGGCCAAAGAAGTTCGAGAGCACAGCATCTCTTTCGCCGGGGACTGGAGCTGGATCAGGATGGGAGGTGTCTCTCGCACTGGGGACAGGAGCTGGATCAGGATGGACGGCGTCTCTCGTGCCGGGGACAAGAGCTGCATCAGGATGGGCGGCGTCATCCATGCCAAGATCCACGTCAAGACCTCTTTCCAGTGTCCTCATGCTGGTCATTTCCAGTGTAAAATCAGTGTAAAATAATCACCCTTGTGTTTGTAGGGGAAAAGGGAGGTGCTGTACAGCATCATCTCCTGGGATACTCGTCTCTTAGATGCCTTAGGCCAGATGCAGTGTGCAGGACCCCTGTTCAATATAGACTGCTTTGAAGGTTCAGTCATTCATCTACACCTCCTCCACTTTGAGATACTTTATGGTTACTTGTTCTTTGATTGTACATAGCAGTGCAGGGACATAATATCGTAATTTCACAGTCTAACAAGTTTGATTACCCTGGTAGAACTTTTGAAATATTATATCTCGTGCTTCAAATACACTGAACAGATCATCCAATCAGATAATTATCAGACCCTTCATGAACTGGGAAGTGTCAGATGTTTTCATCTAGACACTAGAGCAAATATTTGTACAACACTCTGTCATTTCTAAAGTTGTTTTATGTCATACCTAATTCACGTCAAGGAGCTTTAtctgaaaaaagaagaaatatagTTGAACATGTATAACAACTATAAATGAAGCAATGTCATTGTTTGCCATTTTCTGGTAATAATATTAACTCCCATTAGAATGACATTGATCTTCTTTGACTTTATGtacaaaatgttatataattcTGGGTAAATACTTTAGGTCGAGAAAACTGAAACtcactgaaataatttttttctccGGGAAACTTATTGCATGACTTGGAGAGAGATCATGAACTTATTCACTACAATTCAGGCTGCAGAAGAAATTAAggaggagtgtgggtgtgtatttcATTCTCCATTCTGTCTTTTACAGAAAGGCAGAAACAGATAAGAAGAAGTTCTCATATGCGCTTCCTTTTTTGATCCTTTTACAATAAATACGGGATTGTACATATTATCTAAGCACGAGACGGAAGTACCAGAGGGAGATATcaccttaatttttttttgtattcctGGAACTGTTACAACAGGTAAGACCATGCATTTGAAAAGACAAAGACTAAAATAAGATAAGATTCCTTTATTGAGCTCCATGGGGGAAATTTTGGTGATACGGCAGCTCcagcacagaataaatatttcaggattaataaataaataaaaggagtAGAATAGAAAcgcaacaaaataaaatatagataCAAACTATGTGGATATTTGCTATACTATATACAATTGCACAAGCGAAACCCCAACCATTAGAGGTATGCACTGACTAGAGATATGGAGCATAATGAAAGTGACACTGTGAGTATACCATATTGGACAATGCCATAGGATTGAGGAGACATTCTCATTAAAGGAGAACTAAGCAATGTTTCCAACCAAACAGCTCAAACACTGCATATAAAAGTGACTATTGTTGTTAAGTTTCTTATGTACTATACATTCCCCTAAGATGACAGCTTAAATCGGTTTGAGGTCTTTGAATAAACCACTCTAAAATGGTTCATAGTATATGGTATATCAGATAACATGTATAGTATGTATACAAGTATTGTATAGTATATCCGATAACAATAAAGATCTACTTGATTTGGCTTGCCTTGAACTTGACTAAGGGGTTAATAAAGTGGAGCtactgtgggtgtgggagaaCTTTGTATTGCATTCTGGTATTTTCAGAAAGGCAGAAacaagtacatttacatttacagcatttagcagacactcttatccagagtgacttacaaaagtgctttgccatttactcatagaatatatcttagtacagtacagtaggttagagtccaacataccaatgaactagaattctgtagaatacagggatcaatgcagATACCtggaagtacaaaatacataaggtctatcttaaactaTGATatttgcaataaacaataagtgctagagtttgttaaaaaacataaacaataccctacaaggAGAAATACTCATTTGAGAGGTACTCATTTGGATTATGAATATTTTTCTAGTTGTTTTATGAAttacagaaatgcatttaaaaaaatcctaaaCTACTACTAGGTTTTAGTCTTTATTCTGTAAAAAagtgtcatggtatggccccctcctcccaggtgtctccgtgtgtgtatgttcatttgTATGGCAACGCCTCcccatgtatcacacctgtGCCTCGTTATTGTCGTTATTGTGTGCGTATATGAAGTCttgtgtaatagtgtgtgtttgttgatgaTTAACCTTACATCAGCCTGTGAGCTATGTcatctttggtgtgtgtgtatatatgaacgTATCATTGTGTTCTATGTGGCTCgttcctgcatcctgcttaacctccCTGCGTTACAATATGTAGTATATTCTAACTGTATGTTAATAGGGGACCTGTTTTCTAGCCTATTGTTCTAAACGTTTATGAGCAGTTCTCTATTTCATATTCAAAGTAGATATAGAATACCACCATTATGTCTGAATGCATTTAAAGTGAGATTAAACATGTTCCTTTGATTTTATTAATGCTGTACTCCTAGAGATGTAGTACATGAGTCTGGTCTGTCACAAGACCATAAATTAATAGTCTCTGTCTCAGGCTTGACAAAACTTGGATTCATTCTTGTCTCAGTATCAGGTAAAGTAGACTGTAAATCATTCTCAAGACCAGCTTAGTGTAATGTCTCCCTGTGGTAATTAGAATCTaaacttttatttctgttattgttaGAGATGGCACTGGTTCAATAACACATATATGAATCAGGTTGATAGCAAAAAATACTTGATTAGATATTGGTAAAAAGTTCTTAAGGAAAACGATTTGATACAATCCGAAATGcagcctgaaaatagcacagcagtgctttgcagCAGCGCACCACCTGTAACCACAGCCAGATTAGTTTgagcaggtcacatgataacAACTAGGCTAATTTGACGATATccaaaaaacagtgaaaaatcaGTCCAGGTGGAAAACAGAAAGGTAACAAGATATGGTAGACAAAATCAAAGGTAGCatggaaatgtttcttttcctgttaCAATTGACTTTGTTTGCCCTATCCTgttgtctttctggttttgtttgcctGGTCGAGGAGCATCTAGAAGAATAGGGAAACCACTTGTTATGCCCAAGACAATATTTCACCTTGAGTGAAAAATATGATATTAAATAGATACACATAATGAGCGACACGTGAATTCAATGGTTCGGTATTGAGGATCATGTGAGTATGTGCTTGGGAAATTGGGATTTGTAATCAGGTACACTGTTGGAGGTGGGCGGCTGCCTGATATAAATGAAGTTCATGGAtagggaaaagagaaaaagcagcagaaacctgacagaaagtgagctggagaagaaaaagtataaccaaacaaataaagcattttccTTCTCTAAATTCCTAAAGTTAATGGCTCAACACTACTTTTGCCATTAAAGCCACTACACACGATGTAACCTCATGTAGCAGAGTGGTCCAGTACTACATGGAATGTATCGTGATGACAGTGCCAATAAATGTGAAGTTCATCAAGCTGACACTCATTTATCATGTTTGGTAAAGACTTACTACCTCCTAACAAACTTGCTGTGGTTGAGATAATAAAATATCAGGCTAATAAAGTTCAGTGAGATAACAAATAAATGGCActtgtttttaaatctgtgaaTATTTCAAGCCTCATCTACTATGGCTTTATGTGGTCTTGATTTGACTTAATTTAAAGCTGCAATAGAACTAAGAAGAACTTGCAGTTTGTTGAAACATCAGCTTGATCTAATGTCAATGTGGACTTAGCTTTTCTTAGCTTGATTTAGCTGATTGATAAGGGAAGAGGCAAAGCTAAGATAATACCTTACTTTGAGACCCTGAAGCATCAAAGTCAACTAATTGCCTCTTCCAAGGACTGCTATGAATGGTTGGTGAACCATATGGTAAAGAATCACAGTGAGACCTGGCCCAATATTAGCTGGTACATGCAGGCATCACCAGAATACAAGGAATATGTCTTTTTAGAAGGTACAGCCAAGCTAAAAAAGCTTTTCCAGCAGCATATTCATCGCCTGAAACGGGAGCACATTGAAAGATGTCATAAAGGATACATGGTCTGGGCTGGGGTACAGAAGGTGCTTGAGTCCAAAGAGGACTTTGACCATTGGTTTGTGGTACTGGAGGATGCACCATGGGAGGACACCCTGCATCTTGACAATATGGAAAATGAACGAATGCCCTTTGATGTGCTGGACATGATTGCAGCAGATATCATCTTTGATGCACACCTTGAACATTTGCGGAACGAGTGCCGGCGTGCCGAAATGCATCATGAGTTCAAGATGAAACTAGCATCCTTTTGTCACCCCTGGTAAGCATTGGAAAG
This is a stretch of genomic DNA from Electrophorus electricus isolate fEleEle1 chromosome 6, fEleEle1.pri, whole genome shotgun sequence. It encodes these proteins:
- the LOC118241592 gene encoding NACHT, LRR and PYD domains-containing protein 1-like, which codes for MELTVANFINKVQKKHEGSTYFETSSRCQLIPGRKYKASCDPYVPQPKHAEFDSHYGPNHHPTFVVFSEADVVTVSVLDEDGMEVWEPHQVFMISEKMEKCQIAEKTPLKMPAEVHFVDKYMDKLIGRVTSVMEIADCLQSKNMITDETYDKIHTEKTPQEQMRILNQALRSGGQNMKDEFYKILKEKQPFLIKDLESEPSKV